The Exiguobacterium acetylicum genome includes a window with the following:
- a CDS encoding TVP38/TMEM64 family protein, with protein sequence MMEQQVVQVFELFGPFAPFVSALVGIVVSVVGVLPSTFVTAANLVYFGLWMGTLLSFVGEVLGAGCAFLLYRKGLRYALRRPLPDRFARLQQKLQAQKGREAFLTILLLRLLPFVPSGIVNIVSAASGVSILLFLTASTLGKIPAMLLEVLAVHQFMQSSTMMQWSIAGIALAGYLIYRVYQKRTSSI encoded by the coding sequence ATGATGGAACAGCAAGTCGTGCAAGTCTTCGAACTCTTCGGTCCGTTTGCACCATTCGTGAGTGCCTTGGTCGGCATCGTCGTCAGTGTAGTGGGTGTTCTACCGAGTACGTTCGTCACCGCTGCGAATCTCGTCTATTTCGGACTATGGATGGGCACGTTGCTCTCCTTCGTTGGTGAAGTCCTCGGTGCAGGGTGTGCCTTCCTTCTCTACCGGAAAGGACTGCGGTATGCCCTTCGTCGCCCACTTCCGGATCGATTCGCTCGTCTGCAGCAAAAGCTACAAGCGCAAAAAGGACGCGAAGCGTTTCTAACGATTCTCTTGTTACGGCTGTTACCGTTCGTGCCGTCTGGCATCGTCAATATCGTTAGTGCGGCGAGTGGTGTTTCTATCTTGCTTTTCCTAACTGCAAGTACGCTCGGAAAAATTCCAGCTATGTTACTCGAAGTACTCGCCGTCCATCAATTCATGCAATCCTCGACGATGATGCAATGGTCGATTGCAGGCATCGCACTTGCCGGTTATCTG